Proteins encoded in a region of the Stieleria neptunia genome:
- a CDS encoding family 43 glycosylhydrolase, with translation MKTFFYVAATVVMAVATHADEPATRTVTVTHSAIEGIGAEPGVMRRDPSDIIKVDDLYYVWYSKGKISPGYDATVWYATSSDGRKWTEKGMALAKGEPGSWEGASVFTPNILVAEGRYWLFYTGTSREYGKGFNPDSKIGIAVSDSPAGPWQRLATNPALKNSDNPADFDSHLVDDACLIVREGKYWFYYKGRQLGKGPGQTQMGLAIADHPQGPYVRHEANPVIPGNHEVLVWPQGTGVAAMIGTTGPKAITNSILYAEDGIEFSKTHNVTNGPWAGGAYRPEAFTQSGTGDLPEWGVEIGRPKGRNTRLPFIQRFDVSEERE, from the coding sequence ATGAAAACATTCTTCTACGTCGCGGCAACTGTCGTGATGGCGGTTGCCACCCACGCCGACGAACCAGCCACTCGAACCGTCACCGTCACGCATTCGGCGATTGAAGGCATCGGTGCCGAACCAGGCGTCATGCGTCGCGATCCCAGCGACATCATCAAAGTCGACGACTTGTATTACGTCTGGTATTCGAAGGGAAAGATCTCTCCGGGATACGATGCGACGGTCTGGTATGCGACTTCATCGGATGGTCGCAAGTGGACCGAGAAAGGCATGGCGTTGGCAAAAGGCGAGCCCGGTAGTTGGGAAGGGGCAAGTGTCTTCACGCCCAACATTCTGGTTGCCGAAGGACGCTACTGGCTGTTCTACACGGGCACGTCCAGAGAGTACGGCAAGGGCTTCAATCCCGATTCGAAAATCGGGATCGCGGTTTCCGATTCACCCGCTGGCCCCTGGCAGCGTCTGGCCACCAATCCGGCTTTGAAAAACAGCGACAACCCGGCGGATTTCGACAGCCATCTTGTGGATGATGCCTGCCTGATTGTTCGGGAAGGCAAGTACTGGTTCTACTACAAGGGCCGCCAGTTGGGAAAAGGTCCCGGGCAAACGCAAATGGGCTTGGCGATCGCCGACCATCCGCAGGGGCCTTACGTGAGGCACGAGGCGAATCCGGTGATTCCCGGTAATCATGAAGTGTTGGTCTGGCCGCAAGGCACGGGCGTCGCCGCGATGATCGGCACGACGGGGCCGAAAGCGATCACCAATTCGATTCTCTATGCGGAGGACGGAATCGAGTTCTCAAAGACGCACAACGTGACGAACGGTCCTTGGGCCGGGGGAGCCTATCGTCCGGAGGCGTTCACGCAGAGCGGTACCGGTGATCTCCCTGAATGGGGCGTGGAGATCGGACGGCCGAAAGGCCGCAACACTCGCCTGCCTTTCATTCAGCGGTTCGATGTCTCGGAGGAACGGGAATAG
- a CDS encoding sulfatase family protein yields MLLLGCCLASAAQRPPNFVVIFADDLGYGDISCYSPTGVKTPHLDALAAEGFRSTDFFVPANVCSPSRASLLTGRYPMRCGMPVARTETPGSKYKDYGFAPDEITIPELLGPAGYRSLMVGKWHLGMDVEGSHPIDAGFDEHLGIPSNYSKNRGPNYNTLYRGKKVEQKNVRCQELTRRYTDEVVKFIKRQKDDPFFIYVSHHIVHSPLLPSKDFVGTSQKGKYGDFVKELDHSTGRIMNAIRDAGLDDNTLVVFTSDNGPTRFGSTGGLNGGKYCTMEGGHRVPGIFRWPGKIPPQQVSDVTLTSMDLLPLFCELAGVEPPGDRKIDGKQILPILQGKVTETPHKVLYYYNGTNLQAVREGDWKLHLPRTPNDQPFWSKKPDKTKGFVSLDEPKLFHLKDDLGEKRNLADAHPEVMQRLQTRAKEAVAELGDVRVTGSDQRKINLVDPQERS; encoded by the coding sequence ATGTTGCTGTTGGGATGCTGTTTGGCCAGCGCGGCGCAGCGCCCGCCAAACTTCGTCGTCATCTTCGCCGACGATCTCGGGTACGGCGACATCAGTTGTTACAGCCCGACGGGTGTCAAAACTCCGCACCTGGACGCGCTGGCCGCCGAGGGATTTCGCAGCACAGATTTCTTCGTTCCCGCCAATGTCTGCAGCCCTTCGCGGGCCTCGCTGTTGACCGGACGCTACCCGATGCGATGCGGCATGCCAGTCGCCCGAACGGAGACGCCGGGTTCTAAGTACAAGGACTACGGATTCGCCCCCGATGAGATCACGATTCCCGAATTGCTTGGGCCCGCCGGCTATCGTTCGCTGATGGTGGGCAAGTGGCACTTGGGCATGGACGTCGAGGGCTCCCATCCGATCGACGCCGGATTCGACGAACACCTTGGCATCCCCAGCAATTACTCCAAGAACCGCGGTCCAAACTACAACACGCTGTATCGCGGCAAGAAAGTCGAACAAAAAAACGTTCGGTGTCAGGAACTGACACGACGATATACCGATGAAGTGGTCAAATTTATCAAGCGGCAGAAAGACGATCCGTTTTTCATCTACGTTTCACATCACATCGTGCATTCCCCGCTGTTGCCTAGCAAAGACTTCGTCGGCACGTCACAGAAAGGCAAGTACGGGGATTTTGTCAAAGAGCTTGATCACAGTACCGGGCGAATCATGAATGCGATCCGCGACGCCGGCCTCGATGACAACACGCTGGTGGTCTTTACCTCGGACAACGGTCCGACTCGATTCGGGTCCACGGGTGGCTTGAACGGTGGCAAGTACTGCACGATGGAAGGCGGACATCGCGTACCCGGCATCTTTCGCTGGCCTGGCAAGATTCCGCCCCAACAAGTGTCCGACGTCACGCTGACCAGCATGGACCTGTTGCCCCTGTTCTGCGAACTCGCCGGAGTGGAGCCGCCGGGTGATCGCAAGATCGACGGGAAACAGATTCTGCCTATTCTTCAAGGCAAGGTGACCGAAACGCCCCACAAGGTACTTTACTACTACAACGGCACGAACCTGCAGGCGGTACGCGAGGGCGACTGGAAACTGCATCTGCCACGGACGCCCAACGATCAGCCGTTCTGGTCCAAGAAGCCGGACAAGACGAAAGGCTTCGTGTCCCTGGATGAACCGAAGCTCTTCCATTTGAAGGACGACCTCGGCGAAAAACGCAACCTCGCCGACGCACACCCCGAGGTCATGCAACGGCTTCAAACGCGGGCCAAGGAGGCCGTCGCAGAACTCGGCGACGTCCGCGTCACCGGTTCGGATCAACGGAAAATCAACTTGGTCGACCCGCAGGAGAGATCATGA